From the genome of Hymenobacter cellulosilyticus, one region includes:
- a CDS encoding SOS response-associated peptidase produces MCGRYTFTTPVPVIEERFDASFLEPMPPTYNAAPSQQLPIITNAEPGRIQLVQWGLLPGWVKDVKAAPKPINARAETLSEKPSFRQLLQRRRCLVLADSFYEWQQTTPAKKGPKTPHRILLRNEQPFAFAGLWDEWVDRSSGEVVPTFTIITTEPNELMASLHNRMPVILPDRHAELAWLDDGHSVSEHQTLLQPYSAALMQEYPVSTLVNSPANNDPSVLTPAA; encoded by the coding sequence ATGTGCGGCCGTTATACCTTCACTACTCCGGTTCCTGTTATTGAGGAGCGTTTCGACGCCAGCTTTCTGGAGCCCATGCCGCCCACCTATAATGCGGCCCCTTCCCAGCAGCTGCCCATCATTACCAACGCCGAGCCCGGCCGGATTCAGCTGGTACAGTGGGGGTTGTTGCCCGGGTGGGTAAAGGACGTGAAGGCTGCGCCCAAGCCTATTAACGCCCGGGCCGAAACCTTGTCTGAAAAGCCGTCATTTCGCCAGTTGCTGCAGCGGCGGCGCTGCCTGGTGCTGGCCGACAGCTTCTACGAGTGGCAACAAACGACGCCGGCCAAAAAAGGACCTAAAACGCCCCACCGGATTCTGCTGCGCAACGAGCAGCCGTTTGCCTTTGCCGGTCTCTGGGACGAATGGGTAGACCGCTCGTCCGGGGAAGTCGTACCTACGTTTACCATTATTACTACCGAGCCCAATGAGCTGATGGCCTCGCTGCACAACCGTATGCCGGTTATTCTGCCCGACCGGCACGCCGAGTTGGCCTGGCTCGACGATGGGCACTCAGTGAGTGAGCACCAAACGCTGCTCCAGCCCTACTCGGCGGCCTTGATGCAGGAATATCCGGTAAGTACACTGGTAAATTCGCCGGCTAACAACGACCCGAGCGTACTGACTCCGGCGGCCTAA
- a CDS encoding S1C family serine protease has protein sequence MKTEADYYALFEAYQTGGLTAMERADLERRLAADPDFAQNFADFSQLTSTLHGYGERLATRRKLHAIQADMDAEAAVRLDGETLETGNLLMPQVYISPVERKLRQFWGNHRATAMVAASVAVLAVFATLLGLEWWRTAQRPSQYGYTVLRREVERIKQTQKAMNRAINQIDGVKPDTEANPGKFSGTGFALTADGYLVTSYHVIQGADSLLIESRDRQRYRAEPVFTDVAHDLAILRIKDRKFNGFGRLPYSFKRGTADLGEKVFTLGYPREDVVFGEGSLSARSGFEGDTAFYQISIPVNPGNSGGPLLDDRGNLIGIISGRQADMQSAAFATKSSYLMRLVDSLSNAGTAQPYNVPRSNQLAGTSRRQQIRKLQDYVFVVKVYE, from the coding sequence ATGAAAACGGAAGCTGACTATTACGCTTTATTCGAAGCCTACCAGACGGGTGGGCTGACGGCTATGGAGCGCGCCGACCTGGAGCGCCGCCTGGCCGCGGATCCTGATTTTGCCCAGAATTTCGCCGACTTTAGCCAGTTAACCAGCACGCTGCACGGCTACGGAGAGCGGCTGGCCACGCGCCGTAAGCTGCACGCCATCCAGGCTGATATGGATGCCGAAGCCGCCGTGCGCTTGGACGGCGAAACGCTGGAAACCGGCAACCTCCTGATGCCCCAGGTGTACATCTCACCAGTCGAGCGCAAGCTGCGCCAATTCTGGGGCAACCACCGGGCTACGGCCATGGTGGCCGCTTCGGTAGCAGTACTGGCTGTATTTGCCACCCTGCTCGGACTGGAATGGTGGCGTACAGCCCAGCGCCCTTCCCAGTACGGCTACACCGTGCTGCGTCGTGAAGTAGAGCGTATCAAGCAAACTCAGAAGGCCATGAACCGGGCCATCAACCAGATTGATGGAGTCAAGCCGGATACGGAAGCCAATCCGGGCAAATTCAGTGGTACGGGCTTTGCGCTCACCGCCGATGGTTACCTGGTGACCAGCTACCACGTAATTCAGGGCGCCGACTCGCTGCTGATTGAGAGCCGAGACCGGCAGCGCTACCGCGCGGAGCCCGTATTCACGGACGTCGCCCACGACTTGGCCATTCTGCGCATCAAGGACCGGAAGTTCAACGGCTTTGGCCGCCTGCCTTACTCTTTCAAGCGCGGCACGGCCGACCTGGGCGAGAAAGTTTTTACCCTGGGCTACCCTCGTGAAGATGTAGTGTTTGGGGAAGGCTCGCTGAGCGCCCGCTCCGGCTTTGAGGGCGACACGGCCTTTTATCAGATTTCGATTCCGGTAAACCCGGGCAACAGTGGTGGACCGCTGCTTGACGACCGGGGCAACCTGATTGGTATCATCAGCGGGCGGCAAGCTGATATGCAAAGCGCCGCCTTTGCTACCAAGTCGTCATACCTGATGCGCCTGGTCGATTCGCTCTCGAATGCGGGTACGGCTCAGCCCTACAATGTACCTCGCTCCAACCAATTGGCGGGCACCTCGCGCCGCCAGCAAATTCGCAAGCTCCAAGACTACGTGTTCGTAGTGAAGGTATACGAGTAA
- a CDS encoding RNA polymerase sigma factor, with product MGKGIPSYTDEEFVAAIRQGDDRALAQLYRLHLPMVLHYVLQNSGTEDEAKDVYQEGVMVFYEKVREGSLELSCQIKTYLYAVCRRLWLKRLAEKTRFGGRLDDHEPYLETGAEADLVLAEERDKRFATMSEALERVGEPCRSLLEGFYLLDKSMQQLTAEFGYTNADNAKNQKYKCLVRLKKLFFAHYKEEESF from the coding sequence ATGGGTAAGGGAATTCCTTCCTACACCGATGAAGAGTTCGTGGCGGCTATCCGCCAGGGCGACGACCGGGCGCTGGCACAGCTCTACCGTTTGCATCTGCCAATGGTCTTGCACTACGTTCTGCAAAACAGCGGAACCGAGGACGAGGCCAAGGATGTGTACCAGGAAGGCGTGATGGTATTTTATGAAAAGGTACGCGAAGGCTCCCTGGAGCTAAGCTGCCAGATCAAGACTTACCTCTACGCCGTGTGCCGCCGTCTGTGGCTCAAGCGCCTCGCCGAGAAAACCCGCTTCGGCGGCCGCCTCGACGACCATGAACCCTACCTCGAAACTGGTGCCGAGGCCGATCTGGTCCTGGCCGAGGAGCGTGACAAACGTTTCGCGACCATGAGCGAGGCTCTGGAACGAGTGGGAGAACCCTGTCGTTCGCTTTTAGAAGGTTTTTACCTGCTGGATAAGTCTATGCAGCAGCTTACGGCGGAGTTTGGCTACACCAACGCCGACAATGCCAAGAATCAAAAATATAAGTGCCTGGTGCGCCTGAAAAAGCTGTTCTTCGCCCATTACAAGGAGGAAGAATCGTTTTGA